The genome window AGTTGAGAAAATGATAGTGATAAAGAAGTGGTAGCTACACCATGAATTCATGTTTTGTGATGTGACATATCTAtcgttttcttcttctttttttcaatctcGTTTAAAAGAAATGTCACTAAACAAATGATTAGTTGGCGAAATATGTTTGTTATTCATTGTCATATTCTCATCAAATATTTAGAATTTGATGTCTTttgttaaattatttttcatcaatCAATACAATTACAGAACCGATATATAAAAGTGGTCTCgttaaaattttcttaaagaaaattcaataaaaaaaacttcaaaataaaaaaaaataccacacATATCATTACAATGAAGCTAACAAACAACTATTCGGCGGTGTTGTTGCCTTATTAAAGTATTTAATGGTATGTATATGATGTGTTGTTCAAATGCGAATTTACAAATGAAGTtatcaataataaaaagtacTTAGTTTACTTGTCATATTTAGGGATAAAAAAGTGcatatgtattttatatatttttaatgagTTGTTCATAGTATTTCTCACCAGCCGTAAGTATATACTAAATCAAAGAAGTAATTGATTGAACTTGTATTTTACTCAAATTGCAGCACTTTTCCCCGTCCACTTTGGCTTTTAACAGTCTCATTAATAATTAAGAACATCGGATTGGTTGTTTTTATTGTAGTTAATCATGATCTTCGTCCATGATTATATACCAAAGCCCCCCACTAGCAATTTGACAAATAGATGACAGCTGAGCTAATTATCTCATGTCATGTGGGAACATTGCAAATTGCCACCAGAAagatttaataataataatatatggttgttttgttgttggcaACGACTTTGCTTGAGATTTCGAAACGGCTGCCGATTTCTTTGAACTTGTTTAATTTTGTGGATCAGTCAAGAGTCTCAAGTTTTAGAGTAAGAATGTAGAAGAAGGGCGTTGAAGAACAAAATGCCTCCACATCCACATGCCATACAATAACTCATAAGTCCCATGTAAACATACGTACCTTCCCCAGGTCCCAACTGACAAAGGTCTCCATCTCcacgtttttgttttttgggattttgtcTAGGTTAGTCACACTCTTATTTTCTATGTGTGAGCGATTTCTGATCGTAATAAGTTTACATATATgtacaaagaaaaattaactATATACGTAGATAACCGTAACCCTAAAGAACATATATAAATCGTATATTCAAtcattatttttccttttttcataCTTTTTTTGATGATAGGAAGAAAATCTCACTACTCATGTCAAAAGTTATGAAATAAATCACATGCGGATCACATACTTATTATACAAAGTCGAATTTTGTACATGCACAAATCCAATTTAAGATAATGTTCTGTAATTTCAACTtaagatatttgaatttatagattttttattattatttatatatataaagcaaaatgcatagaatgatgaaacatttaaaatattaataaatatttattatcttttttaatattaaaataaattaaatttttttataaaaaagaatctCTCGCAAACGTAGAAACACGTGCAGAGATGCGAGAGGCTAGTATTTAGGGTTTTCTCATGCACTCTCTTGTACATGGTATGGCAGAGGAATAAGATTTTTTATATGTCCTTTGCCTTGGCTGATTGGATAGTTGCATGGCTCACATATCTCTGAGGTCCTTTTCACCCTTTTGGTCTGTTTTGCCAATTCCCAATAACATCATTCACACAAGATTCTTGCTCTTTTTTCTACATTATTTTATTGCCCTTCTTgaatcatcttcctcttcctcttttttttccttttttctgttGTTGATAAATTTGTTGTTATTATTACCTTTACAAACTcattagttttatttattaaaatatgatATTCTTTGTTGTCATGATGGTGATGGGTTGGCATGCTCGCAGGAATTCTGGCTTTTCTAGATTTCTTTGACAcatgttcatcttcttcctgtGAGGTGTCTTTTGCTTTCTGGGTTGTCCTCAGAATTCAGACAGTTACAGTTTATCATAAACCAAATTTGGATTCAGAGTCACAATTGAGCtcttattgatttttttttctgtggaattatttgtttgtggggATTCTgtcaggaattcaattcccCAAGGTGAGTTTATGCAATTTTTGGCTCATTTATGAAAATCTCTCTATCTgtgtatctctctctctctctcttctttgttttataGCATCATCTGCAGGTCATCTGCAGGCTTTGGAATTACATGTTGTTTTCTTCTATCGAATTGTGGGGTCAAAAAGAGACGACTTTAATGGTTTCCtgattgaatttggattgCAGTTCACATGCGTGCTTTTCTCGGAGCcttctgtttttgaatttggtaattgGGTCAGAGTGAAAAATTGCTTCATTCAACCAATTCAGGattaattttgtgaaaaacaGGTAACttctcttttcaaaattttatctgcaatccttattgaatttgatttctgcTGAGTTTCCTTCTTTCCTTCTaatttctatatatttattggatccTGTAGATTTTCATGTCTCACAGTCATCTTTGAATTCAACTGGTGCAACAGTTCTTGATAAGAAACCTTGGAATTTCGTACGCTACAAAAATTGCTGCTCTGGTTTTGTGCAAATTGCTCATGATGATTGTGTCAATGAGTTTTATGTGCTTGGGATGATTTAAAATTCTGGGTTTTGTGGTTTGAATCTTAAATGGACGTGCCTCCTTATTGTAAGCACTTCAGAGTATTCGGTTGCCACTTGAATTCCTTTGCATGCAAATGTGTTGTTTTAGCTTTCATTGCTCTGATTCTCAGAGCTGTTCTGCTTCCTACGTTCCATAATTTTGGTGGAGCTGAACAGAGCAAGTTGGTCTTCATCAGTAACCTCTCTTTGTCACTCGGTCAGAAATTTGGAATTAGAAAAGATAAGTTTCTGGAGGTTCCTCAAATTGTATGGGGCTTAAACAATCAAAAGATTGCGTTTGCAAGAGCTTGTTTAACTGCAAGGTTTCTGAACCGGACTCTTTTGATGCCTAGCTTGAGTGCTTCCCTGTTCTACAAAGAAGTCGAGCTCTTGGAGCCTATTTCCTTTGATAAGGTGTTCCAGTTCAAGAAGTTTAATTCTCTCTGTAATGGCTTTGTTCAACTGGGGGAGTTCTCGGATCTTAGAAACCGAACGGAAGCCTTTGAGCTTCAGAAAGGAAGTGGAAGGAGGTGGACACCTGAGAGAGATTTGTATCAGTTGAAACAGCACAATGAGGATCCATATAATGAGTTTGAGGTGATTCGAATCATTGGAAAGAACCCGTTTCTGTGGCACGATCATTGGCCTGTGAAGGACTATGCGAAGGTGTTTGAGTGCTTGGTTCTGGTTGATGAGATAATGAATGAAGTAGATAAAGTTGTGTCCAGGATTAGAGAGATAGGAGCAGCACAAGTAAGAAGCCAGAATGAGTCTCCACAAAATGGCATTAACCCGGCAGAGAAGCCTTTCTTGCAGCCAGTGCCTTATGTGGCTGTACACATGAGGATAGAGATAGACTGGATGATTCATTGTAAGAAGCTAGAGCAAAGATCAAACATAAGTCAAATTTGTAGCAGCAAGGAGGAGATCATGGAGAGAGTGGGCAACATTGCTGGCCTGAAAACACCGGTCGTTGTTTATTTAGCTGTGGCTGATAGTCTTCTTCATGATCCATCTATTTTGAGTGGCTGGAAGGAAGGCTTGATTccttatgagaagaagaaattggggTTTGAATTGACTTACAAGAAGTTCCCTTATCTCATTCAGTCTGCAATCGACTATGAAGTGTGTTCAAGGGCTGATGTCTTTGTGGGAAACAGTTTCTCCACATTTTCGAACCTTATAGTTCTCGATCGAACGCAGAAGCTCATTAGAATGGGCGTCACAAGCTCATGTGGTGTGGATGTAAGGTGGCCTTCTTATGCATACAACATATTAGGGGAAGCAAAAGGCCCTCAAAGATGGATGACAAACATGTCTGGCTCAAGTCTTCAAGCAATTAGCTATGGCTCCAATGACATTTCGTGTTGTGTTGATCTTTAGTTTTTCCATTGGTGGACATGTTCAAGGCTCCACCACTTCTTGTAATCTACATCATCCCGTCCCTCCAGCGCAATATTTTCGGTATAGTTTCAAAGTTCTTTTTCCCCTTTATAGAGAACGTTAAAATAGCTGTTGAATGGAtgtaaatttcttattttttatttcaaatgtaAGTTCCATTCTATTGGTTTTTTCATCTTGATGGCAATggcatatatttttttttcctctccgGGTTGGATTTTCTCACTATTTGTTAGTGAATGTTACTATTCTCTTGGCATGAATTCTTGTAGGATTTTGATGTTATTGTGTTTGTAAAACAAGAGCATGCCCTCATAAAAATTTGACAGGaaatggggttttttttatgttgCTCATCCAAACACAAGCTTTCTAACCActttttccttctctgtaTCTCTCTGCACCTGTTTTCTTTCCGTAATTGAAGGATGATGGTACagatgaccaaaacaaacaGATAAAGACAGAAGGAAATGGAATGGGACAGTCTTTAGCACAAGCAAGGAATTAAGTTATTTGGTACTTGATTTTTGATTCTTGTGGTGGGTCATGTCCTTGGCTCTCAACTTTGAGCTTTTTTGGCCCATCATCTGTGTGTATTTATTTGACTTACTGAAAATTCTTGCTCATTATGTTTCTTTGCTTCCCCAGTGGGACCTCAATGCTGGGTTTTGgctgttttttctttgttgattAGCCCTCAAAACTTCAGACATCAAGATCTGTAAAGGGGTCAATCTAATTTGCAATTTTCTTTGAATTAGTCAAGTTTTTGGGCATTTTAGGCACTATTGCTTTATACAGGGCaacttcaaagttcaaattttggcTTTAAAGGCCAAAACTTGAGACCCTGTGAGGCTTTGAGAAGAAAGTTTAGGGACTCTGGATCAAAGTTGTAATCTTTATGCATTAATTGGCTAACTGGCCATTGGAAAGCTTAAATTGGACAACTTATCAGCTGCATGGTACTTGTTTCTATTTCTATTGCAGAAAAACACAACAGAACAGATGATCTTCTCCAATACTAATTAAGGACCTTTCTGAATTTCATCTATAAATGTCCAATGGTGAAACGAAAAGCAAAAGGTGTTTTGCATGGGCCAAAATGGGCCAAATCCAATTATTGGAGCAAGATATGAGTCGGCCTGTGGGTTCAAGTTGGTCCAACCAAAGTGAGCAAAGAAACTCCCAATGACCACAATGATCCAAAATTTATAAAGTGCTTGAACCTTGGTAGGGATTCAAAATTTCTCTAGATGTTGTGGTGAAAATATATTAGGGAGAACAAGTTGCAGATGGGTCCCAAACATACCCAACAAACTCATTTCATGTCAACTTGTAGGTTTGATATAATTGAAgccactcactcttgcacgaAATTTCCATTTAACATCTGGAAGGGGTTTGATTGAAGCCACCCTACTAATAGCTACCCCTTATCCAAAATGAGACGTGTCCTGTAAACActtcacaaaacaaaacaacacatTCACCACTACAACAATCACAATAATGAATTGTTCCTGTTGTTAATGGTGGTGGGTGAGTTTGGTATCTTTCCCATTTACTTATAATGGGAAGCAAGAACCAAGATGGGACAACTAAGCTCAATGCATtgtcatgaaaaagaaaactaataaAAACAACCATATTTTTGGCGACTTTTAAATGATTGAAGGGGAGAATCAACTCTTACTTTGATGAGTATTTACAGTGTTTCCCATCtcactgagagagagagagagagagagagagagagagagagagagagagagagagcgtaTAAAATGGAAATACATTTATGGCATTTTAATTCACTAACATGATAAATGttctttcaattcaattcactatcttttttttctttcttttcctctgtCTTTCAAGAAGAAAGCGATCATCAAGAATAGATGCTTCCCCTTCTATGGTACACACAAGGGACCTTGATGGTCACAAGTTTTATCTTAACACAATGATCATGAAACTACAAAGGAAAAGAGGTACATTATCTTCATGACCATGAAATTGGAGTGAATAGAGCGAGGAACTCTTTACTCTTTCTTATGCGAAAAGTATTGGTGGGAAGGTATGCAGATTATTTTCCAACTTCAGGAGTCCTATAATTCATTGGATGTATTCTTCATAGTAGTTATCACTTATCACAGAAACGAACCTCTCGAGCCAAGGAAGCTGATGGAGATCTTTCATTGCATCTACGTAGGAATCTGTACAACGGGGTGGGGATTGGTAGGGGGGGTGGTCACTTAAACTGAAACCCCCAGCTAGGAACCTCTGGATCAGTGCCAACTGTGATCTCTCTTGGTCTGAGTATGCATCCATTATCATGGGGAGCGAATTGAATGTTTCCCATGCCCATTGCTCAGATTCTTGCATAGACTGAGTGACCAAGTCTTCTGTGTTGTTGTTGTCTTCATCCCAAAAGGCACATTGACAAGTCTGTTGGCCATTCCTATATTCAGCACCACAAGAATAACAGAACTCATGCCTACACCTGAACATGAGCAACATGAAAAGCTCAGTAAAGATTCAAGGGCTTCTAATGAAAAGTAGACTTAACATGGTGAACATAACATGCTTCTGTATTGAACATGTGCAAATGTATAACAGGCATAAGCATTACAAACAAAGGTGATTAAACTTAAATTTTAGTCATAGAACATCATATGCTCCTTGTTTACATGTGCATATGCATAACAGATGAAAGCATCACAACCAAAGGTGAAACTACAGAACATTTTTCTTATTCAAATAGTCAGGTTATGATTCAATAAAACCAACTAAAGCTGTCTTAATTCAATCAGCTTTAATCATAGCCAGGTACTACTTTCTCCTAGGGGTTCTCCTACACACATTTTGCCCTCTGCATAGGGTGACACCATTTTGTCCAAGCGAGTataaaaatttgtattttgaaaaaatttctcaaacaaaaaagaagccTGAGATCTGAAATGATTAAGTAGTTTCCATCTACAACAGTATGTGTAATGAAACCGATCTTACCAGCATGTCATGTGGTAGCAACCTTGAGTGAGCTCGATCATCCTACGACACTGCTGGCAACGTCTCCAGCTTTTATTTTGTGCTAGGCGATGTAAGGTAATGTCTGCagcatctctctcttccaatgGGAGGTTTTGGAACTCCTCACAGCTCATAGATGAATGCCAAGGAACCCCACAATCTACACAGATGAATCTCTGACATACTGGACAGTCAATGCAGCTGTTATCTGACTGACTTGATGAACTTGCCCTAGCTGACAAACATTCAAGAGGATCAAGCAGGACAGAACAATTTGGATATGGGCAGTAAATTCTATCTGAGTGGAGAATATTTGCTTCTGCGAGGGCTTTCTCCAATGATTCATAAGAAGTGAGTGGAAGAAAAGATTTGCACTCAGCAGTGGAGATGTAATACTTGCACCTCGGCTGAGGACATCTGATGGGGACTTGTGAGGACTGTACCTTCCCATCAACGTATGTCCTCATGCAATGCGAACAGAACTTATGAGAACATTTCATGGTGATCATCATTAGGGATGGTTTATCATCGCAACAGATGGAACAGTTTTCAAGTGATTCAACACCCTTAGCAGGAAAAGAGACAACTCCAATTGCCACTTGGGCTAATTTTGACGGCAGCTCAAGATCTACAGTGGGGACAAGTTTCAGAACAAAAGCATCAAGATGACTGGCATGCTCTAGGATCCTTTGCCTCAGCGCTACTAGGAGTGGAATTTCGAGTTTCTGCTCATGTGATACCTGTCAAAAACTCATGTCATTAAAGCAAACTTGACATGCAAGAAGacaatttgaataatttaatgCTAGTGCTACAACTCAAATGAAGTAAGGTGAAATAAAACTCGGTAGCAATCACTCAAAGTGTATTGCTGAAAGTTAAAAGGTTTTATCCATCACTCAACCTATAAAATTGTGTTGTTAAAAATAATGTTGACCCCTTTTTTCGTCAATAAATTCATGCGAGACAAACGCTGAAATTGCAATGAATAATTTGGCAAGGAACTTATGAAAATCAGCCACCCAAAAATCAAGGCTAGCAGAATTATTGGCTTCATATTTAAAACGTCTTCTAAAGTGGTAACcaaaatgaacaaagaaaGTTAACTATTTCACAGAGAAGGACTCACCTGATCATGTAGCAGCTCAGAATCTGTGAATGCATAAACCCGGCGGACTTTATTTTGCACAGCTTCCATTAGGCCATCCATCAGGGCTAAATAGTCAGCCACAGGCTCCTCCACATAAAAATCAAGCCTTTTCTGCACCTGAATTGCAGGACCATTGGTTGACCTTTCCATGACAACTCCAATTCCAGAAAGCCCGAAACCTGAGTCCCCATACCCAGCTATGGACATGCCTTTGAAGAACATCTTCACTGAAAATTCATCGAGATCATCTTTTGGATCCACCTTCACCGGTTCTTCGGTCTCCTTCCAAACTTCATCATCTTCGCAACAACTACGAaactcttcttcatcttcctctctGAGTAAATTTACAGAAACCTCATCACCAAAACTTGCCTGACCCTCCATTTACACAACAGCTCTGGAATTCTAAAACTTGAAGCTGTGATTGTTACCAAAATCCAACCACAATTTGTCAACCAAACAATCCGAAGCTCTGTAATTTCAGCAGTCAAATCTCTCAAAATCACAAACAACAATTCATTTCAATCACTGATCTTTCAGAGCCTATCTCCAAATcatcatcccaaaaaaaaccctccAAGGAATCGATCCAGAACTGCAGCCAATTGTAGCATCACCTCCACCTATAAATACCACAAAGAAATACTGATCTCAGACAGTAATCATTCAGCTCCTAAATCCAAATCGATAAACAAGAAAACCCCATCAACGAATTCATCCAAATGAGCCAAAAATCCGTGCTTTACCTTATATATTCCCCAAATCCCAAAAGATACATAATTGTTAGCTCTTTCacataaacaaaaatcaacccaaaatagaaagagagaggacTAATTTTCATCCCTCCAAAACTGtacaaaatttcaaagcaattttttgaaaacaacaatgaagaaaagaaaaagataagatACAAAAATAGGAAAGGGTATCATATTGGAAGGGTAACTGGGAAAGAACGAAGTACAGGTTCCATTACCTTATCCGGAGGGAACTAAAGTCTCCGGAATCAGATTCCTGTTGGGGTCTGAAATCTGAAATGGTGTCTTGTAATTGTAGCAAAATGGTAGAATAATAAGAACCCTAATCTGACAAATTTCAACCTTTGGTGCCTCACCCACTTACAAGATGCTGTTTTTATTCTATTCTTTTACTGGGATTAGATGAAAGATCAAAGATTTTATTACTTATTAGGATGGTGAGAGCTGAGAAGAGAATCCTTAGACTTACTATTGCAGTTATTGGCGTTTGAGGAAAGTTAGAATGCCTTTGGCCTTTTGCTTTGTTggcattctctctcttccgaAACACATGCACTTTGGATTTCTTCAATTCTCTacattcccttttattttctccatatttacccaaaaaatacaatatatccttgaatttttttttatatatatttgcataCACTTATTAAATGCAAgattcccttttttttaataattacgTTTTTTTAAGTATGTACTTAATTTTCTCAATATAATCTAGTGGTATTTGTCTTCAATTAATTGAGGAAAGTCTCAATTTCAACTCACATGGGGACACATTCTTCAATTCTCTAcattctcttttattttctccatatttatcAAAGATGATACAAAATATATCcttgattttattatatttgcaTACACTTATTAAATCAAGATTCCGTTTTTTCATAtgataaaattatattattttaagtttGTACTTAATTTTCTCAATATAATCTAGTGATATTTATCTTCAGTTGATTAGAAGAAGTCTCAAATTTAACTCACaagatacatatatataaatcttaAACACTAAAATCAACGTCATTttatcataaacataataCATGCAAAAACATAACGAAAACCCTCTTTCCATTCAACACGCCACTCCAACCTCCTACGCCACTTGAGCTACTCCCAATCCCAAAGGTTTTGTGTATGTAGCATATTTGACAAAATGTGCCGTGTGATTAGGGAAAGTAGAAAGGTAAAAATgggagggaaaaaaaacatagagagAAGACGATAGAGGAGAGTAAATAAAATGGAGGGAGATGAGACCCCTCCAAACCAGAATCACAAAGTCCAATTTGTCTTCTTTTGGATTGATTGATGGACATCTTACACCGTTCTTTTCCCTTGATCgttttctcatgtttaaaCCTCTCTTTCCTTCCATTTTCCCATCCTTCTTCTTATTAAACAGTTTTAGTTGTAGAATTAAAACAGTATAAGCATTATTTAGCTGGAATGTTCAGGTGTTGAATATATTTCACTAATTGTTCAGAGCATTACTGTGTGAAATATGACTCAATGGAACTTGGTAGAAAAATAAACGCATTAAGACAAAACCCCTAAGATTCTCAGCCAGAAAACTGGGTCGGAGTTGGAGAAACCTATGCAGTATGCACATGGTGTTTGTCTATTTTGCTGAAGAAAATGTGACTTTGTTCTTGACTTTTTTCAGCTTCCTGACAAtcagttatatatatatatatatatatatatatatatattattagagTTAAACAATCCCTGTAAAAGtggattaaaaaaatgagaatTTAATGATTACCAACCCTATCTTcttatatttaatttgtgaaattgacttccaagttccaagcatgtttttttgtttaccCATTTCTTTTGACTGAGATTGGAAATTTAAACCCCTCTCCCAGTCATCATCAGTCTGCAGCCAGCTCAAATCTGAAAACTAGATCCATATATGGAAGGGCGGAATTAGAAATTTTTCAACGGATAGGTTAGCTAAagttattagcttaaaatttaattattattattttttggtacttacaatttttatagtctttctagaaataaaagtaaacaataaattatataaaccaaATTAGTTCATAGCTCCATAgactaattttcaataagtttTAACATAAACCAAATAGGTTTAACTCTATAGTGGATTGAACATTTAAGACTTTTTACTTAGATTGACCTTAGGTTCCTTCATGCATTATGAAAAGTTGTTTTACATAAAAATATTGAccaagtatgaaaaatgggtttttgaaataatcatttcctcaaaataatttttggcggcttttattcctcacacatcaaataagaaaacttgattttatgggattttagtatgaattgtatattgacttaataagccatcatttttagaatcgtattttgcactaaaatcaattttttatattttgatttggtgggaatttgattttctagtatttttatttgaatccaaatagagggtacttccttatctatattgtaaacttaagtaaatgtaaatatataaattttatatacttttttcttaaaaaatcaTACTGGGCTACAGCCCACTGTAGCCATTAGTGTGGTTCCGCAAAAACCAGGAGTTAATTAACAAAAGTTTAATGACTAATTTAAGAAATCTGGAAACTATTTACcacaaaattcaaatggtGGCAATGTGAATGCAATGTACCTCTTTGCAGTTTGTACCTAATCGCTTTTCTTGCACAGCTTTACACTTTACAGGTTGACAATCAATCATCAATCAtgctattaaaaaaatcatcatgtTGCTTATAGAGTTTGGTTTAAGGTGGGGTACTCTTTACCTATAGAGGAAAGGGACTTGACTCTATGATTGCCTTCAAATAGTGACTTGCTCAAAAACGATGTGTCGTTACATTTAAGTAAGGAGGGTcacgaaaaaagaagaagaagaaactaaCTAATTTATAATAGAGAAATATTCACAAATTATGACATTGGTGATTCATGGTATAATAAAATGTTGTCAAACTGTCTATTTGAAGAAGTGAaggtaatttttgtttaaatgtaatttttttttaccaataAAAAGTGTACATATTTAAGATTTACAGTCTAATTTGGTTACGTAAcatttttagattttaaaaaaaaaaagagaatattaATGAATAATTAAGAATATGCTCTAAGAAGACatcaaatgaaatataataCTCAAGTTGGATTAAATTATGGACggttcaattttgttttctctttttggaaAATATTAGTTCCAAAATGACAAACCCTTTTGTTAATAAAAGTTCCATGAAGTAGGAATTAGTCGTGTCCATGAGGAAGAGGAATCAAAGCAGTCAACTGCGGTGCATAGTGTATGACTTGTCTTTAGGGTTAATGTTCATCCATTCTATGCTCATCATTTGTCCTGCAATTTTATTCTGTCAAAAATGGGTCCTTTAAGTTTTGACTGGTGCAACAAAACGACAAGTAGCTGGTAGAGATTGGAACTTTCGGTGTTCCAAACGTGGCACTATGTTCTAGTTGACTtattagcttttttttttttttttgtttgttttttttttaatggcaCCTAACGCAGTGGAAAATATCCTTAATTTGCAGATGAGAAATATTAAGTTCGAACCCCCTcacttgtattttttaaaaaaattattttgattttttcccATTTACATTTTCAAGCACATTCTATAAAGTTAAAATGTAAAACCAAATTTACACTTCTTTTGGATGAGTCCAATTTTCCTGTTACCATTTTCCATGTGGCCCCTTGTTACTTATCTAAACTCTGAAACATGTCTCTACACTTAACCTCTAAGTTAACAATGTTaacttttaataaaattaaaagtaaagacaaaaacaaaaacaaattattaaacagCAACCAAAGCTTTGCACCCACTCAACCCCTGCTGCCGACAACTCCTCACCTTCTCTCTGGCAGTGGCCTTGGCccccccaatttttttttaatttttttatctctcctctattatattatatataacatatagaatttgtaataaaccacttataatttaagttaaagttccctctaaaacaaattagacatgactaaattagaaatatttagctctaaatatataattattgaatacttagatattttatatacttgtattttctacTTCGACCCGCCTAACTTTACAATTCTAGCTCCACCCTTGTCCCAGTCATGCTTGCCAGAAACacatcttttttccttctctctcgccacttttatcattttgcttcccaaacccaaaaccccaacAACATAGTTAAGATCAGGTTTAGAATAGAATAGTTGTGAACATGTcttccaaatccaaaaccccATCATTCCGTTTTCCAACTTAGAGTCAATCTCGGCCAAGGGAAGAGCCAACATATAAGATGCACATTTGGGGGCTTCGGTAGCTGTTCTGTTGCgtcatttgatttttctttaacaa of Prunus dulcis chromosome 4, ALMONDv2, whole genome shotgun sequence contains these proteins:
- the LOC117623742 gene encoding O-fucosyltransferase 23 — protein: MDVPPYCKHFRVFGCHLNSFACKCVVLAFIALILRAVLLPTFHNFGGAEQSKLVFISNLSLSLGQKFGIRKDKFLEVPQIVWGLNNQKIAFARACLTARFLNRTLLMPSLSASLFYKEVELLEPISFDKVFQFKKFNSLCNGFVQLGEFSDLRNRTEAFELQKGSGRRWTPERDLYQLKQHNEDPYNEFEVIRIIGKNPFLWHDHWPVKDYAKVFECLVLVDEIMNEVDKVVSRIREIGAAQVRSQNESPQNGINPAEKPFLQPVPYVAVHMRIEIDWMIHCKKLEQRSNISQICSSKEEIMERVGNIAGLKTPVVVYLAVADSLLHDPSILSGWKEGLIPYEKKKLGFELTYKKFPYLIQSAIDYEVCSRADVFVGNSFSTFSNLIVLDRTQKLIRMGVTSSCGVDVRWPSYAYNILGEAKGPQRWMTNMSGSSLQAISYGSNDISCCVDL
- the LOC117624740 gene encoding probable E3 ubiquitin-protein ligase rbrA, with amino-acid sequence MEGQASFGDEVSVNLLREEDEEEFRSCCEDDEVWKETEEPVKVDPKDDLDEFSVKMFFKGMSIAGYGDSGFGLSGIGVVMERSTNGPAIQVQKRLDFYVEEPVADYLALMDGLMEAVQNKVRRVYAFTDSELLHDQVSHEQKLEIPLLVALRQRILEHASHLDAFVLKLVPTVDLELPSKLAQVAIGVVSFPAKGVESLENCSICCDDKPSLMMITMKCSHKFCSHCMRTYVDGKVQSSQVPIRCPQPRCKYYISTAECKSFLPLTSYESLEKALAEANILHSDRIYCPYPNCSVLLDPLECLSARASSSSQSDNSCIDCPVCQRFICVDCGVPWHSSMSCEEFQNLPLEERDAADITLHRLAQNKSWRRCQQCRRMIELTQGCYHMTCWCRHEFCYSCGAEYRNGQQTCQCAFWDEDNNNTEDLVTQSMQESEQWAWETFNSLPMIMDAYSDQERSQLALIQRFLAGGFSLSDHPPYQSPPRCTDSYVDAMKDLHQLPWLERFVSVISDNYYEEYIQ